From the genome of Ralstonia pickettii, one region includes:
- a CDS encoding glutamate-5-semialdehyde dehydrogenase codes for MKQLDVNEYMALVGRQARTASRGMARAGTAQKNRALLHIAAAVRRDAAKLKEINARDVERARANGQDAAFIDRLTLTDRAIDTMAAGLEQIAALPDPIGEISNMKFRPTGIQVGQMRVPLGVIGIIYESRPNVTVDAAALCIKSGNATILRGGSEAIESNGALAALIEEGLAEAGLPANAVQVVATTDRAAVGKLITMTEYVDVIVPRGGKSLIARLIEEARVPMIKHLDGICHVYIDADADIEKAVRVCDNAKTQRYAPCNTMETLLVSRDVAARALPPLARIYQDKGVELRVCPATRATLEAAGFGNLKDAVEADWHTEYLAPILSIRTVDGLDAAIEHINTYGSAHTDSIITENYSTGMRFLREVDSASVMINASTRFADGFEYGLGAEIGISNDKLHARGPVGLEGLTSLKYVVFGHGEIRT; via the coding sequence ATGAAGCAGCTCGACGTGAACGAATACATGGCCCTGGTCGGCCGTCAGGCGCGCACCGCCTCGCGCGGCATGGCCCGCGCCGGCACCGCGCAAAAGAACCGCGCGCTGTTGCATATTGCGGCCGCTGTCCGTCGCGATGCCGCCAAGCTCAAAGAGATCAACGCGCGCGACGTCGAGCGTGCCCGCGCCAACGGCCAGGATGCTGCCTTTATCGACCGCCTCACGCTGACCGACCGCGCCATCGATACCATGGCTGCGGGCCTGGAGCAGATCGCTGCGCTGCCCGACCCGATCGGCGAGATCAGCAACATGAAGTTCCGCCCCACCGGCATCCAGGTCGGCCAGATGCGCGTGCCGCTTGGCGTGATCGGCATCATCTATGAGTCGCGGCCAAACGTGACGGTGGATGCCGCGGCGCTGTGCATCAAGTCGGGCAACGCGACCATTCTGCGCGGCGGTTCCGAAGCGATCGAATCGAACGGCGCGCTGGCGGCGCTCATCGAGGAAGGCCTGGCCGAGGCTGGCCTCCCCGCCAACGCCGTGCAGGTTGTGGCCACTACGGACCGCGCGGCCGTCGGCAAGCTGATCACCATGACGGAATATGTCGACGTGATCGTGCCACGCGGCGGCAAGAGCTTGATCGCGCGCCTGATCGAAGAAGCACGGGTGCCGATGATCAAGCACCTGGACGGCATCTGCCACGTCTATATCGACGCCGACGCGGACATCGAGAAGGCCGTGCGCGTGTGCGACAACGCCAAGACGCAGCGCTATGCGCCGTGCAACACGATGGAAACGCTGCTGGTGTCGCGCGATGTGGCCGCACGCGCGCTGCCGCCGCTGGCACGGATCTACCAGGACAAGGGCGTCGAACTCCGGGTGTGCCCGGCCACGCGCGCCACGCTGGAAGCGGCTGGTTTCGGCAATCTGAAGGATGCCGTTGAGGCCGACTGGCACACCGAATACCTCGCCCCGATCCTGTCGATACGCACCGTTGATGGCCTGGATGCCGCCATCGAGCACATCAATACCTACGGTTCCGCGCACACCGATTCGATCATCACGGAGAACTATTCGACCGGCATGCGCTTCCTGCGCGAGGTCGATTCGGCCAGCGTGATGATCAACGCGTCCACGCGATTTGCGGACGGCTTTGAGTACGGCCTGGGCGCCGAGATCGGGATCTCGAACGACAAGCTCCACGCGCGCGGCCCGGTCGGCCTGGAGGGGCTGACCTCGCTGAAGTACGTCGTGTTCGGGCACGGCGAGATTCGCACCTGA
- the leuS gene encoding leucine--tRNA ligase, with amino-acid sequence MQDKYSPSDVEQQAQQHWQALDAYRVTEHARAADGSDKPKFYACSMLPYPSGKLHMGHVRNYTINDVMTRQLRMKGYNVLMPMGWDAFGMPAENAALNNGVAPAAWTYDNIAYMKKQMQSMGLAIDWSREVATCSPDYYRWNQWLFLKMLEKGIAYRKTGTVNWDPVDQTVLANEQVIDGRGWRSGAVVEKREIPMYYLGITKYAQELLSDLDALGWPERVKLMQQNWIGKSEGVRFAFPHNIPDADGKLINDGKLYVFTTRADTIMGVTFCAVAAEHPIATHAAQSNPALAAFIEECKHGSVMEADMATMEKKGMPTGLNVTHPLTGESVPVWVGNYVLMTYGDGAVMGVPAHDERDFAFANKYHLPIKQVIDVKGQPYDTTTWADWYGDKEHGVLFHSGKYDGLNYQQAVDAVAADLAALGLGEKKTTWRLRDWGISRQRYWGTPIPLIHCESCGVVPVPEQDLPVRLPEDLVPDGTGNPLAKDPRFLNCTCPSCGKPARRETDTMDTFIDSCWYYMRYTCPDGETMVDARNDYWMPMDQYIGGIEHAILHLLYARFWTKVMRDLGLVKFDEPFTNLLTQGMVLNETYYREDASGKKQWINPADVDVQTDERGRPVGATLKADGQPVVIGGVEKMSKSKNNGIDPQALIDQYGADTARLFTMFAAPPEQQLEWNDAGVEGASRFLRRLWNFGVAHGDAIRAGHGNGVVAGATDADRALRRELYTVLKQANYDYERLQYNTVVSATMKMLNALEGAKDAGADARREGLGLLLRVLYPVVPHITHVLWTELGYAGVYGDLLDAPWPQVDEGALVQSEIELVLQVNGKVRGSIVVPADADRAAIEAIAAKDEAVQKFAEGKPPKKIIVVPGRLVNVVA; translated from the coding sequence ATGCAAGACAAATACTCCCCGTCCGACGTCGAACAGCAAGCGCAGCAACACTGGCAGGCCCTGGATGCCTACCGTGTGACCGAACACGCGCGCGCTGCTGACGGCTCGGACAAGCCCAAGTTCTATGCGTGCTCGATGCTGCCGTATCCGTCGGGCAAGCTGCACATGGGCCACGTGCGCAACTACACCATCAATGACGTGATGACGCGTCAGTTGCGCATGAAGGGATACAACGTGCTGATGCCGATGGGTTGGGACGCCTTCGGCATGCCGGCGGAAAACGCGGCGCTGAACAATGGCGTGGCGCCGGCTGCATGGACGTACGACAACATCGCTTACATGAAGAAGCAGATGCAGTCGATGGGCCTGGCGATCGACTGGTCGCGCGAAGTGGCGACCTGCAGCCCCGACTACTACCGCTGGAACCAGTGGCTGTTCCTGAAGATGCTCGAAAAGGGCATCGCCTACCGTAAGACCGGCACCGTGAACTGGGACCCGGTCGACCAGACCGTGCTCGCCAACGAGCAGGTGATCGACGGGCGCGGCTGGCGTTCGGGTGCGGTGGTGGAAAAGCGCGAGATCCCGATGTACTACCTGGGCATAACGAAGTATGCGCAGGAACTGCTCTCCGACCTTGACGCTCTGGGCTGGCCCGAGCGCGTCAAGCTGATGCAGCAGAACTGGATCGGCAAGAGCGAGGGTGTGCGCTTTGCCTTCCCGCACAACATTCCCGATGCCGACGGCAAGCTGATCAATGACGGCAAGCTGTACGTCTTCACCACGCGTGCCGACACGATCATGGGCGTGACGTTCTGCGCCGTGGCCGCGGAGCATCCGATTGCTACGCACGCCGCGCAGAGCAACCCGGCGCTCGCCGCGTTCATCGAAGAGTGCAAGCACGGCAGCGTCATGGAAGCCGACATGGCGACCATGGAAAAGAAGGGCATGCCGACCGGCCTGAACGTCACGCACCCGCTTACAGGCGAATCCGTGCCGGTGTGGGTCGGCAATTACGTGCTGATGACCTACGGCGACGGCGCCGTGATGGGCGTGCCCGCGCACGACGAGCGCGACTTTGCCTTCGCCAACAAGTACCACCTGCCCATCAAGCAGGTGATCGACGTGAAGGGGCAGCCGTACGACACGACCACCTGGGCCGACTGGTACGGCGACAAGGAACACGGCGTGCTGTTCCACAGCGGCAAGTACGACGGCCTGAACTATCAACAGGCCGTTGATGCCGTGGCAGCTGATCTCGCCGCACTAGGCTTGGGCGAGAAGAAGACGACCTGGCGCCTGCGCGACTGGGGTATCTCGCGGCAACGCTACTGGGGCACGCCGATCCCGCTGATCCATTGCGAGAGCTGCGGTGTCGTGCCGGTTCCCGAGCAGGACCTGCCGGTGCGCCTGCCCGAAGACCTCGTTCCGGATGGCACGGGCAACCCGCTCGCCAAGGACCCGCGCTTCCTGAATTGCACGTGCCCGTCGTGCGGCAAGCCCGCGCGCCGCGAGACCGACACGATGGACACGTTCATCGATTCGTGCTGGTACTACATGCGCTATACGTGCCCGGACGGCGAGACCATGGTCGATGCCCGCAACGATTACTGGATGCCGATGGACCAGTACATCGGCGGCATCGAGCACGCGATCCTGCACCTGCTGTACGCACGCTTCTGGACCAAGGTCATGCGTGACCTGGGCCTGGTCAAATTCGACGAGCCGTTCACCAACCTGCTCACGCAGGGCATGGTGCTCAACGAGACGTACTACCGCGAAGATGCGTCGGGCAAGAAGCAGTGGATCAACCCGGCCGACGTCGACGTGCAGACCGACGAACGCGGCCGCCCGGTGGGCGCCACGCTCAAGGCCGACGGCCAGCCGGTGGTGATCGGTGGCGTGGAAAAGATGTCGAAGTCGAAGAACAACGGCATCGACCCGCAAGCGCTGATCGACCAGTACGGAGCCGACACAGCGCGCCTGTTCACGATGTTCGCCGCGCCGCCCGAGCAACAGCTCGAGTGGAACGACGCCGGCGTGGAGGGCGCTTCGCGCTTCCTGCGCCGTCTGTGGAACTTTGGCGTGGCGCATGGTGACGCCATTCGTGCCGGTCACGGCAATGGCGTTGTGGCGGGTGCAACGGATGCTGATCGCGCGCTGCGCCGCGAGCTGTACACCGTGCTCAAGCAAGCCAACTACGACTACGAGCGTCTGCAGTACAACACCGTTGTCTCGGCGACGATGAAGATGCTCAACGCGCTGGAAGGCGCCAAGGATGCCGGTGCCGATGCGCGCCGCGAAGGTTTGGGGCTGCTGCTGCGCGTGCTGTATCCGGTGGTGCCGCACATCACGCACGTGCTGTGGACGGAACTGGGCTACGCCGGCGTGTATGGCGACTTGCTCGACGCCCCGTGGCCGCAGGTCGACGAAGGCGCCCTGGTGCAGAGCGAGATCGAACTTGTGCTGCAGGTCAACGGCAAGGTGCGCGGCAGCATCGTTGTGCCGGCCGATGCCGACCGCGCTGCCATCGAAGCGATTGCCGCCAAGGATGAAGCGGTTCAGAAATTTGCTGAAGGCAAACCGCCCAAGAAGATCATCGTAGTGCCGGGCCGTCTGGTGAACGTGGTGGCCTGA
- the holA gene encoding DNA polymerase III subunit delta: protein MQLRLDALEGHLKQATAKGLAPLYVVHGDEHLLALEAVDALRQAARAQGFTEREVMSVERGFSWSRVTEAQQSMSLFGDRKIVELRIPSGKPGKDGGEALRALAAGTPSGPAADTVTLITLPRLDFATAKSAWFAALEGAGVSIKVDSVDRTKLPGWIGERLARQQQRVEPGEPGRRALQFIADRVEGNLLAAHQEIQKLGLLHPPGVLTFDDVHDAVLNVARYDVFKLSEAMLAGDVPRLVRMLEGLRGEGEATVLVLWTLTEEIRVLSKIASGAAQGKPVASMLRELRVWGPRERLVPQAAQRLSQRELEGALSMAAKLDRQVKGLREPSLPAEPWDGLLQLAMRIARPGSLPVPA from the coding sequence ATGCAATTGCGGCTCGATGCGCTCGAAGGTCATCTGAAGCAAGCCACGGCCAAGGGGCTCGCGCCGCTGTACGTGGTGCATGGCGACGAGCACTTGCTCGCACTTGAGGCAGTGGATGCCTTGCGCCAAGCTGCGCGCGCGCAGGGATTTACCGAGCGCGAGGTGATGAGCGTCGAGCGCGGTTTCTCGTGGTCGCGCGTGACCGAGGCGCAGCAGTCGATGTCGCTGTTCGGAGATCGCAAGATCGTCGAGCTGCGCATTCCGTCGGGCAAGCCCGGCAAGGATGGCGGCGAGGCACTGCGCGCATTGGCTGCGGGCACGCCGTCCGGGCCGGCCGCCGATACCGTCACGCTGATCACGCTGCCGCGTCTGGATTTTGCGACCGCCAAGTCGGCGTGGTTTGCGGCGCTGGAGGGCGCCGGCGTGTCGATCAAGGTCGATTCGGTGGATCGCACCAAGCTGCCTGGTTGGATCGGCGAGCGCCTGGCGCGCCAGCAGCAGCGTGTGGAGCCTGGTGAGCCCGGCCGGCGTGCCCTCCAGTTCATTGCCGACCGTGTGGAGGGCAATCTGCTGGCCGCGCATCAGGAAATCCAGAAGCTCGGTCTGCTGCATCCGCCCGGTGTGCTGACGTTCGACGATGTGCACGATGCGGTGCTCAACGTGGCGCGCTACGACGTGTTCAAGCTGTCCGAAGCCATGTTGGCGGGGGATGTGCCGCGTCTGGTGCGCATGCTCGAAGGCCTGCGCGGCGAGGGCGAGGCCACCGTCCTGGTGCTCTGGACGTTGACGGAAGAAATTCGCGTATTATCAAAAATCGCCTCGGGCGCGGCCCAGGGCAAGCCAGTGGCGTCCATGCTGCGGGAACTTCGGGTGTGGGGCCCACGCGAGCGGCTGGTGCCGCAGGCTGCGCAGCGGTTGTCACAGCGCGAGCTGGAGGGAGCGCTCTCGATGGCTGCCAAGCTCGATCGGCAGGTCAAGGGATTGCGCGAACCATCGCTGCCCGCCGAGCCGTGGGATGGCCTGCTGCAACTGGCGATGCGCATCGCGCGGCCGGGCAGCCTTCCGGTGCCGGCTTGA
- the dapB gene encoding 4-hydroxy-tetrahydrodipicolinate reductase: MKIAIAGASGRMGQMLIDTVLRTPGVTLGAALDRPGSDAVGQDAGVKLGKTTGVIVTDDVRAGLSQADVLIDFTRPDATLNHLNVARELGTAVVIGTTGFTAEQKASFKTYGESIGVVWAPNMSVGVNATFKLIEVAAKILAQGYDVEIIEAHHKHKIDAPSGTALKMGEIVAEAQGTKLADRAVYAREGETGPRQLGTIGFATVRGGDIVGDHTVLFAGDGERIEITHRSNTRQSYAEGAVRAAVYVAGKKGLYDMNDVLGL, encoded by the coding sequence ATGAAAATCGCGATTGCAGGCGCCTCGGGCCGCATGGGCCAGATGCTGATCGACACCGTACTGCGCACGCCCGGCGTGACGCTGGGCGCCGCGCTGGACCGCCCGGGCAGCGACGCCGTGGGCCAGGATGCCGGCGTCAAGCTGGGCAAGACCACCGGCGTGATTGTGACCGACGACGTGCGCGCCGGCCTCTCGCAAGCCGATGTACTGATCGACTTCACGCGACCTGATGCAACGCTCAATCACTTGAACGTGGCCCGTGAGTTGGGCACTGCAGTGGTGATTGGCACGACTGGCTTCACGGCCGAGCAGAAGGCCAGCTTCAAGACCTACGGCGAATCGATCGGTGTGGTGTGGGCACCGAACATGAGCGTGGGCGTGAACGCGACGTTCAAGCTGATCGAAGTCGCCGCCAAGATCCTGGCGCAGGGCTACGACGTCGAAATCATCGAGGCGCATCACAAGCACAAGATCGACGCCCCGTCGGGCACCGCGCTCAAGATGGGCGAGATCGTGGCCGAAGCGCAGGGCACCAAGCTGGCCGATCGAGCGGTCTATGCGCGCGAAGGCGAGACCGGCCCGCGCCAGCTTGGCACCATTGGTTTTGCCACCGTGCGTGGTGGCGACATCGTGGGCGATCACACCGTGCTGTTTGCCGGCGACGGCGAGCGCATCGAAATCACGCATCGCTCCAATACGCGCCAGTCGTATGCCGAAGGTGCCGTGCGCGCTGCAGTGTACGTGGCTGGCAAGAAGGGCTTGTACGACATGAACGACGTGCTCGGCCTGTAA
- a CDS encoding CopD family protein — translation MLWVKAFHIVFIASWFAGLFYLPRIFVNLAMETERAAITRLLIMARKLFRFTTILAIVAILLGLWLFLGYRIGLYPPNGWMHAKLALVLVTIGYHHGCGVLLRKFEAGANKRSHKFYRWFNELPVLLLLAITILVVVKPF, via the coding sequence ATGCTCTGGGTCAAAGCCTTTCACATCGTCTTCATTGCGTCGTGGTTTGCCGGGCTGTTCTATCTGCCGCGCATCTTCGTCAACCTGGCAATGGAAACCGAGCGCGCGGCCATCACGCGCCTGCTGATCATGGCGCGCAAGCTGTTCCGCTTTACGACCATCCTGGCAATTGTCGCGATCCTGCTGGGGCTGTGGCTGTTCCTGGGTTATCGCATTGGACTGTATCCGCCCAACGGCTGGATGCACGCAAAGCTCGCGCTGGTGCTCGTGACGATCGGATACCACCATGGCTGCGGCGTGCTGCTGCGCAAGTTCGAGGCGGGCGCCAACAAGCGCTCCCACAAGTTCTACCGCTGGTTCAATGAACTGCCGGTGCTGTTGTTGCTGGCGATTACGATCCTGGTGGTCGTGAAGCCATTCTGA
- a CDS encoding LPS-assembly lipoprotein LptE — MSLSRGLSRRRFGRSVLALALALPALSACGFHMRGNTDFAFKRLYINLPQNSQMRAQLRRLIDNGSDTVIVSDKKDADALLDVLAEDRVKTISSLTPQGVVREYRITYRFRFQLRDAHDNLLIPPSEITQFRDLSYNETQVLAKDYEEAALYRDMQGDTINQLVRRLGAVKLPS, encoded by the coding sequence ATGTCGTTGTCCCGAGGTTTGTCCCGCCGTCGCTTTGGCCGCTCTGTCCTCGCGCTTGCGCTTGCGCTGCCGGCGCTGTCCGCTTGCGGTTTCCACATGCGGGGCAATACCGACTTCGCGTTCAAGCGGCTGTACATCAATTTGCCGCAGAACTCGCAGATGCGCGCGCAGTTGCGTCGGTTGATCGACAACGGCTCCGACACCGTCATCGTGTCGGACAAGAAAGACGCTGATGCGCTGCTCGACGTGCTGGCTGAAGACCGCGTGAAGACCATCTCGTCGCTCACGCCGCAGGGCGTGGTGCGCGAGTACCGCATCACGTATCGCTTCCGCTTCCAGCTGCGCGATGCGCACGACAACCTGCTGATCCCGCCGTCGGAAATCACGCAGTTCCGCGATCTCTCTTACAACGAGACGCAGGTGCTCGCCAAGGACTACGAAGAAGCGGCGCTCTATCGGGACATGCAGGGCGATACGATCAACCAGCTCGTGCGCCGTCTGGGCGCCGTGAAGCTGCCGTCGTAA
- a CDS encoding THUMP domain-containing class I SAM-dependent RNA methyltransferase codes for MATAYFAPCPRGLEQALADELAEIAIRPEVDELATFEVGRTVPGGVHFFGMQGAAYAVNLHSRIASRVLMRLGSRGYRSEDDIYALAAAQRWEDYFTPDEMIRVDVTAHKSPLQSLKFVGLRVKDGVCDRFRQRMGARPSVDTVSPDVRIYAYLTETDCTLYLDTTGEPLFKRGWRQEKGEAPLKENLAAGILRLTGWTGAHGMPFYDPMCGSGTFLVEAAQRALGIAPGGQRAFACEWLQDHDAKCFKRLREAAADAAAASMRRTPPLVAGADISTDMLAYAAANWQRAGLPGEPVLKQVDARFGKPPFEVAGVLLMNPPYGERIAVRGAHGSRRRRSEGEGEEDGTVFERASRAMGAPRDDGRRPVRELRQPEPPPPVDPEEEAAANEFAQAFAGTLKREFAGWKAFVFTGDLSMPRRMRLKESQRTPLYNGNIECRLFRFDMVKGGMRDRPERPERPANGDASNDNADA; via the coding sequence ATGGCAACTGCTTACTTCGCGCCATGCCCCCGTGGGCTGGAACAGGCGCTGGCCGATGAACTGGCCGAAATCGCCATCCGCCCCGAGGTCGATGAGCTGGCCACGTTCGAGGTGGGCCGCACCGTACCGGGCGGCGTGCACTTCTTCGGCATGCAGGGCGCGGCATATGCTGTCAACCTGCACAGCCGCATTGCCAGCCGCGTGCTGATGCGCCTGGGGTCGCGCGGGTATCGCTCCGAGGACGATATCTACGCGCTGGCCGCAGCGCAGCGCTGGGAAGACTATTTCACGCCCGACGAGATGATCCGCGTGGACGTGACCGCGCACAAATCGCCGTTGCAGAGCCTGAAGTTTGTCGGCCTGCGCGTGAAGGACGGGGTGTGTGACCGCTTCCGCCAGCGCATGGGCGCGCGCCCCAGCGTGGATACCGTCTCGCCGGACGTGCGCATCTACGCATACCTGACCGAGACCGATTGCACGCTCTATCTCGATACCACCGGCGAGCCGCTCTTCAAGCGCGGCTGGCGCCAGGAAAAGGGCGAGGCGCCGCTGAAGGAGAACCTCGCCGCCGGCATCCTGCGCCTGACGGGCTGGACGGGTGCCCACGGCATGCCGTTCTACGATCCGATGTGCGGCAGCGGCACGTTCCTCGTCGAAGCTGCACAACGTGCACTGGGCATTGCACCGGGCGGGCAACGCGCCTTCGCCTGCGAGTGGTTGCAGGACCACGATGCCAAATGCTTCAAGCGTCTGCGCGAAGCCGCTGCGGATGCGGCCGCCGCGTCCATGCGCCGTACGCCGCCATTGGTGGCCGGCGCGGACATTTCCACCGATATGCTGGCCTATGCCGCCGCGAATTGGCAGCGCGCCGGTCTGCCCGGCGAGCCGGTGCTCAAGCAGGTCGATGCACGCTTCGGCAAGCCGCCGTTTGAGGTAGCCGGCGTGTTGTTGATGAACCCGCCGTACGGTGAGCGTATCGCCGTGCGCGGTGCACACGGTTCACGCCGCCGCCGGTCGGAAGGCGAGGGCGAGGAGGATGGCACCGTGTTCGAGCGTGCCAGCCGCGCCATGGGTGCCCCGCGCGACGATGGCCGCCGTCCGGTGCGCGAACTGCGCCAGCCCGAGCCACCGCCCCCGGTCGACCCGGAGGAAGAGGCCGCCGCCAACGAATTTGCGCAGGCCTTTGCCGGCACGCTCAAGCGTGAATTCGCCGGCTGGAAGGCATTCGTCTTCACTGGCGATCTCTCGATGCCGCGTCGGATGCGGCTCAAGGAATCGCAGCGTACGCCGCTGTACAACGGCAACATCGAGTGCCGCCTGTTCCGCTTCGACATGGTGAAGGGCGGCATGCGAGATCGACCGGAGCGGCCCGAGCGGCCTGCAAATGGCGATGCCTCAAACGACAACGCCGACGCGTAA